A portion of the Lolium rigidum isolate FL_2022 chromosome 1, APGP_CSIRO_Lrig_0.1, whole genome shotgun sequence genome contains these proteins:
- the LOC124657142 gene encoding mitogen-activated protein kinase kinase kinase 18-like, producing the protein MGVVEWTRGPTIGRGSSATVSLAVDRLTGELLAVKSVGADRAAELKREQSILSGLSSPYVVRCLASEVSATADGSGRGYDMLMEYAPGGSLADEIMRHGGRFEEEALIRSRARDILRGLAHAHAAGVAHCDVKGRNVLIGADGRAMIADFGCARRVGSIAGERLAGTPAFMAPEAARGEAQGPAADVWALGCTVIEMATGAAPWARFRSSVAMLHHVAFSGEVPEFPVRLSDEGKDFLARCLLQDAGERWTAAQLLEHEFVAFAAVSSSANSVPGITEKGVFVSPKSVLDQALWEDNDDDTTADTPTACPIDRVRALAAGSPDWTWDASWIAVHSTGPSRNDEDEPAMSAEPDMDTDTDRDSSVGGSSSAGRVSWNSQASHADGDGYDGTGSCNGERRDDCNHSISSDCTAILPITSNGFFSDSMLLFVPAGSAILLRFPLLLFFMSFASLLR; encoded by the coding sequence ATGGGCGTCGTGGAGTGGACGCGGGGCCCGACGATCGGCAGGGGCTCCTCGGCCACCGTGTCCCTCGCCGTCGATCGCCTGACCGGGGAGCTGCTCGCGGTAAAGTCCGTGGGCGCCGACCGTGCCGCCGAGCTCAAGAGGGAGCAGAGCATCCTGTCCGGCCTGAGCTCCCCCTACGTCGTGCGCTGCCTTGCCTCGGAAGTATCCGCGACGGCGGACGGGAGCGGCAGAGGCTACGACATGCTGATGGAGTACGCGCCCGGCGGGTCGCTGGCCGACGAGATCATGCGGCATGGCGGGCGGTTCGAGGAGGAGGCCCTGAtccgttcccgcgcgcgcgacaTCCTGCGCGGTCTGGCGCACGCGCACGCCGCCGGGGTCGCGCACTGCGACGTCAAGGGCCGGAACGTGCTCATCGGCGCCGACGGCCGCGCCATGATCGCCGACTTCGGGTGCGCGCGGCGTGTGGGCAGCATTGCGGGCGAGAGGCTGGCGGGCACGCCGGCGTTCATGGCACCGGAGGCCGCGCGGGGCGAGGCGCAGGGCCCGGCCGCGGATGTGTGGGCGCTCGGCTGCACGGTAATCGAGATGGCCACCGGCGCGGCGCCTTGGGCGCGGTTCCGTAGCTCTGTGGCGATGCTCCACCACGTCGCGTTCTCGGGCGAGGTGCCGGAGTTCCCCGTGCGGCTGTCGGACGAAGGCAAGGACTTCCTGGCGAGGTGCCTGCTGCAGGACGCCGGGGAGCGGTGGACGGCGGCGCAGCTGCTGGAGCACGAGTTCGTGGCATTTGCCGCTGTCTCGTCGTCGGCCAATTCCGTGCCAGGGATCACCGAGAAGGGTGTGTTCGTGTCCCCCAAGAGCGTCCTGGACCAGGCATTGtgggaggacaacgacgacgacacgACGGCGGACACCCCTACCGCCTGCCCCATCGACAGAGTCCGTGCGCTGGCGGCCGGCTCGCCGGACTGGACCTGGGACGCGAGCTGGATCGCGGTCCATTCCACCGGCCCCAGCCGCAACGACGAAGACGAGCCGGCAATGTCAGCCGAGCCGGACATGGACACAGATACCGACCGCGATTCCTCCGTCGGCGGCAGCAGCTCCGCTGGGCGTGTGTCCTGGAACAGCCAGGCCTCACATGCCGACGGCGATGGTTACGATGGCACGGGCAGCTGTAATGGGGAGCGCCGTGATGATTGTAATCACTCGATTAGCAGCGATTGTACAGCCATTCTTCCAATCACAAGCAATGGATTCTTTTCAGATAGTATGTTACTGTTCGTCCCAGCTGGCTCTGCCATTTTACTACGTTTTCCCCTGCTGTTATTCTTCATGTCCTTTGCTTCTCTCCTCCGATAG